The Strix uralensis isolate ZFMK-TIS-50842 chromosome 4, bStrUra1, whole genome shotgun sequence genomic interval GCCGTGCCCTGCTGCGCCCGAGGCGATGGAAACTGTGAAACACAGTTTGGAGCGGAGCTgtgaacacacaaaaaaatcacaattgaggttggaaaagaccttgaagatctagtccaaccgttaacctcacgCTGACCGCTCTCAACACGCATCCAggggctccccgccgccccccccttCAGCACTGCCGGCGCCCACATCCCTCCTCGACGCctggaaattttttattatttttttttcccagcctcagTTTGGGCATTAAACCTGGCGAGAGAGCGGGGAAGGGAGCAAAAGCAGGGGACAGAGCCCGGCGTCCCCCACCCTGTGGCCTTGAAGCAAAATTACAGCCCAAtgctggagctggggagctgcTTTTCCACGACGAGCAAGGCCGATGGTTTTCGGTCGCCCCTTGCGTCTTCTTTCAACACTTTTACCCTAATTTCTCCGACTCCCCGATCACAAAAAGCTTTGCACTGAAAACAAACACCTCCTGCCAATCCCTCGCGGTGATTAGGAACTTCCCCAGGCCTCCTGCAGCCCGCCGGTCCCCTCCATAACTGTCATCCTCTGCTATTTCTCTAAAAACACCAGAAACAACCCGTGTTCACAACAGATGATTTCCTCACGCGACACCGACTCGAAGACGGGAGCCAAATGCTTCCCCGATACAATGAACTTCACCCCATCAAAACCCACAATTCTATTAAATCAGCATCAAAACACACCAGCGTTAGCGGGGCCTGAACAAACCCAGGGGCAGGGACGGGCGCGGGGGGACCCTGCGTCTCACCTTCAGCCAGAACTGGtcatgagaggaaaaaataagctattttcctcagaaatacctcaaaaaaaccccttcctgaACCACAAAACCGCGCTGCTCGAGCCGGGGTGTTCCTGCAGTACAGCCTCCCCCTGCTAGCACGGGAGGTCTAGTTGTGGCACAGGCTGAAGGTGACCAACAACGAAgcagaaaaagggggaaaaaagggcttttttttatGATtacaaggaaaaagaacaaaggattcaccttttttttttcctttaggaaagGAGGGAGGCCTGGCGAGTTTAGCAGCAGGGGGAACGCAGCATCCCAGCTGCTCAGTGAGGcttcccaaaaaaaaaaaaaaaaaaaagtgagaaaagtggGTATTTCCAACACTAAAATCAACCCAAAAGCGATGTCGAGTCCTTGCAGACTCGGGGGGACACCAGCATCCTCCAGAGCTGGCAGGCTCCCAGCGGGAATACGCGGGAGTTTGAcagtttggttatttttttttttttttttttaattcagggcTCTGTGTAAACCTCAGTTAAACGTCGAGCGTGTTCTGCTGCCACACCAAGGGAACCGCTCCCCCCCCTACTCCCAGCCAAACCACACCACGCACAAACCTCCTGGTTTTAAAGCCCCGCAGACGCCACCTCACAGGTCCCCGAGCAGGgtgggcagcgctgggggggggggggttggaccCTCCCTGGGCTCAGCTGGAGCCAAACATCTCCCTGCAGAGAGTCCCGGGGGTTGAGGGGAGCTGTAATAAAAAGGCACAAGCCCTCCGGCCAGCGCCGCCGGCACCGTTGCCCAGTTTTAACGTTCCCAGCAAAATCCCTTTAACATCGAGGAGGGCTCAGGAGAGGCCGGGGGATGGCGCTGCCTCACAGCCCACGGCACAGTTTGGGTCGGTGCTGCTCCTTGGGCTCAGTAAATCTTCTGTCGGCTGGGCAGGATGGCCTCCTTGATGAACGAGAAGATGAGGAGGATACCAGAGcgtttccctctcttccccttgGTGAAGTAGTTGGAGACGACGTCGTCTGTGGAGAGAAGAACGATCAGCAACAGCGTGGCCaggggggacaggggagggatcttacccctgtgctcggcactggtgaggccgcccctcaatccctgggttcagttttgggcccctcactccaaaaaggcccttgaatgactcgagcgtgtccagagaagggcaacggagctggtgcagggtctggagcacaggtgtgatggggagcggctgagggaactgggggggtttagtgtggagaagaggaggctgaggggagacctcatgggcctctgcaactgcctgaaaggagggtgcagagaggggggatgagtctcttgagccaaggaaccagcggcaggccaagagggaatggcctcaagctgcgccagggcagggtcagactggctcttaggaaggatttctttgcagaaggggttgttgggcgttggaatgggctgcccagggcagggggggagtccccatccctggaggggttgaagagtcgggttgacccagcgctgagggacctggtggagttgggaacggtcagggtgaggttcatggttgggctggaggagcttcaagggcttttccaacccccATGATTCTGGGATCAGACCCAAACCCACTGACAGCCACAGGGGCCCTGGGGTGGCTCGTCCGATCGCAGGGTGACACGTGAGCTTCCTTTAAAGCACCCAAGTTTCTGCTTTGCTCACATCTGGGTGACCCGGGAGCTCCCGTAGGTTGCCAAGAGGGACCCCAAATCCTGAGGTCCCTTCCTTGAGCTGCAGCGAGAGTCCAGGGAAAGCCCCAGGACTGCAGAAACGCAGGAACTCTGCAGCCACTCTGCTCCCTCACCCTTCTCTCGCCTCAGCTTTACCCAAGCAGCTGCCCCCCCGTCCCCGCTCTGCACAGAGGGAATTGGGGGTGCTGAGCACACAAcccccatcaaaaaaaaaaaaaaaacagcggGTGTCTGCCCGGGCCCTGGGAGCACTCACCTCCGGGCTGCACCGTGGAAGGCAGGACGTTTTCTCCGGCCGACAAGGAGACGAAAAAAGCGAAAGGGATTAACCACAAGCAAAACGTGAAGTAGGCGAGGACCTGCGGGCAGACCAAGAGGCAGTGAGGGCAGAGCTGAAACACACCCAGAGGCCCTTCCCACGCCGGCTTCTGTTCGCGCTGACACCCCCGGGGGGCTGCCTCAGCCCCGCTGCACCTCCCTGCGATACGCCCCAAGTTTCTACCTGAACCCCTCGAGGGAAAGGGCACCGAGGGGGGAGAACGGCAGCTGAACCTCTGCCGCGTCTCTCAGGAGTGAGATCACGTCGCCCTGCAAAGCTGCTGAGGGGATAAAATTCACCCAGCGACTCCCACGGAAGCACAGGGCGTGCAGGAAAAGCCTTTGCTCCTGTCTTAGGTGCCTGAAGACCCCTCCTGCTCCCAAACCCCAGGATTCTAAAAgagcacaattaaaaaaaaaaaacccaggaaattgGCTGTTATGACTAATTAAATCCTCTTCACGCCTTCCAGGGATGAAAAAGAAGAGTCAAGGCCTGGGCTTGCTGCTCGCACCCTGGGGTGGGACGTTGGAGCAGCGGGGAGAACCGAGCTGCAAATGCTGCAGAAGTGTTAAACTTCACAAaaaggttgttgtttttttaatttttggtggggtttttttgtttgtttttttaaatctgggcTAAGCTGCAGCTACCCTTGGGCCCAAAAGCAGCCCCTCGGTGAATGTGAACCTTCGCCTTGGCCGGCGCGAGGATGGTGACGCAGAAGGATTAGTACATCAGAGACATCAAAATAATGAGGAGCAATAATTCCAAAAGGGATGAGATTTGTGGTTAGCTcgtaaaaaaaatttaaaataatataattaattgCCTACTTTTCCTAGTTTTCagcatttcagggaaaaaaaaaatctgtgcttaaaattcagtatttcttctGCCCTTCAGCTGAAAGCCCCAAGCCCACACCCgagaaaagaaactgcagcttCCCTGGTGCTTCTGAGGGAACAAGCGCAGGAACCCCCAGGGAAAGTCTGCGAAAAATATCCTCGGTGTGTCCTACTGCTGACCGAAAAACGGgcattttcctcttcctgcctCCCAGCTGCACGCTGGCTGGAAAAACACGGATCAACTCCTTCCCAAAGGTCTCTCACCTCAGAGAACAGGTAATACTCCTCGGCGAAGTACTGGAACGCTAAGTAGTGGTTGAATATAACCAGCACtgccaaggaaaaataaaaaagtcagtCTCCAGCTTGGAAGAAATGCAAGAGGACACCCGCCTCCACCGCCTGCCCTGCCAGGAACAGCTCCTCCCTCCCGCGCGTCCCCTTTTCCACCACTGCTAAAATATTTTCACGCGTCTGGTGAGAAATGGGGTgagcgggcagagcccccccggcCCATCCCAGCCACGGGCTGTTCCTCTCCGCAGCCCCCATTGAGCCCCTCATCCCTCGGGTGTTTTATCCCCCCCGTGGCCCCCAGGGCACCCTGGAGAGCCCAGCCTGACACTCGCTAATGCTGAGAGAAGCGGCGAAAAACCCCGCGTGCCTGACGGCTGCTGCGGAGAGAAGCTCTTTTGCCATCTGTAAACCAAATCAAGCTGCAATGCGGCCAGGACAGGGGGGTTCACGCCGTCCTCGGCGGCGAAAAACACCGTTTAGCTCTTCAGAGGCAGAAATCAGagcttcttttgccttttcttcaagGTGCCAACACCCAGCCCAGGAGCGCCGGGTCAGTAGAGCCCCAAACGCTGCTTTATCGTCCTCTCCGGCCTCAGGACGTGGCTGAAGATCCAGATGAGAGCCCAGGTCTGCCAGAAAATGCAGCCCCTGACCTACAGCCATGGGAGAGCTACACTGATTTTCAAGCAGGGGATAAAATCGTGGCTTTGGGGAGCAAAGGCGCTGCAGTCGTGTGCAGACAGCGCCCCGAAACAGGAATCGGGGCTCCACGGAGTCAGGTCGGAAGAAATTGTGCCCGTTTGCTAATTAATGTGTCACTCCCCATCGCTTGGAGCAGAGCGTGAACTCAGATCCCTGTACAGGACACTAGAACACGCCGGAGACGTGTTGGGAACAAACTGTTTGAGCAGCCAAAAACCAGTTTAATAGGCAGACTTACTGGTCCACCaccccagccccggcggcggaGCTGCTCCCGGGCTCAGCCTATGACGCAGAGCAACAAACCAACACTTAAGCTGCCTGTTTCGCCCAAAAAATCGCTGCTGCTGCTTGAACCCCCTGCCCGACCCCACACCACACCCCTGCGCCCGTGCCAGCCCCCCAGAAGAGAGGGGAGACCCCCGTGCCTGTCTCACACCGGGGTGTGCgcgggcagggcctggcagccgcAGCGGGGACAGAGCCATGACGCCGCACAAACAGGCCGGGCAACCACCGCGGGAAAGGTGCCATAAAACCCCCTGATTTCAGCACGACGATGCATTTTTCTAACAGCAAACTTGAGCAATTCCCTCATGTGGCCATTTGTCTCAAAAGCTTTTCTCTCTCCGCACGCCAGCTCCTGACGACGACACGCGCAGCCCAGCCTGACGTCAGGCTGTTAATTCCACACGCCGGGTTTGGCTGTTTGACttcaaaacccttttttttttttaaaatcaagacccACAAACGCCCGGAACAGGTTCGCAGGGAGGCCGCTGAGCTTCGGGCCAGCCAGGACCTCATTTCCCCAGCGGTGTTTGGAGCAGAACCAGCCGTGGGGGTGAAGCAGAAGGTGCCCAGGAAAGGCCCCGATGCACAAACCCGAAGGTGCTCGCCACGCCGTCAGGCCCAGCCCCCAATTATCGCTGCCACAGCATAAAAAAGTACCACACAAAGCTCAAAGTCCTTTGAAAAGCCACAGCGGGAGGGGCTGCACCAGCAAAAGCCAAACTTTTGCTGCCACCCTGCGCTGGTGATGGGGAGCACGAAGGTTCCTCCCACTCCCAGGGGAAGGCGACGGCCCCACTCACCGCAGGACAGGATGAAATTGGAGGACGTCAGGACGATGAAGGGGAAGGTCTGCAGCAAACCGAAGTAGACGAGGTTGGTGAAGAGCCCCACGCCCACCATGAAACCCGGAAAGTGTTCAAAGAGGTAGAGGCCGACCAGCACGGCTGAGgagaactggaagagaaaaaaaaagtgtagggGGGGGTTACCTGGGGCAAACATAGGGGTGCAGAcggtgggacaggcaggcaggaatcagggacaagagggaatggcctcaagctgcgccagggcagggtcagactggctcttaggaaggatttctttgcagaaggggttgttgggcgttggaatgggctgcccagggcagggggggagtccccatccctggaggagttgaagtgtcgggttgagccagcgctgagggatctggtggagttgggaacggtcagggtgaggttcatggttgggctggaggagcttcaagggcttttccaacctccatgattctgggaATCCTACCCTGTTGCTGCGGCTCCTGGGCCTCGGTTTCCCCAGCCAAGGGGGCAGAGGGGGTCGCCCAGGAGGGGTTCAGCACCACCCCCCCGGGGTTAAGCGAGGTGCTGATTGAAGCGGCCTCTGCCAACCTCCCCCCTCGCCAGCCGGAGCCATCGTGGGGCCAGGGGAAGCAGGAGCTTCCCAAGCGCCTGTCCCCAAAGTCCGGAGCCGATGtcccaccccacagctgccccggaggggttgggggggattTTTGGGAAGGAACTGCCTGTTTCAGGGAGCACAGGGACTCACCCAGATCATGTACTTGATTATCCTCCTGGTGACAACCGTGTACTCCTCGATCAGTTCCGCCAGGTAGTAaagcccagcagctgcaggagaaaaGCCTGGCTTAGCCCCATGGGCCAGCAGGGACCCCCCAAACACGGGGAGAAACTGAAGGGCAGGGgtgcccccccactccccacaaCTTTCTGGGGCACCCAGGGGACACCCGGCGACTACCAAACTCTGGGGCTTCCACAGGACCTCTGGGACACTCAGAGGCCTCaggggcacccatgggaccccccaAACTCTGGGCACCCACAGGACCTCAGGAGCACCCAGGGGCCC includes:
- the TEX261 gene encoding protein TEX261 isoform X2 — protein: MWFIYALSWLSLLIQVAFVTLAIAAGLYYLAELIEEYTVVTRRIIKYMIWFSSAVLVGLYLFEHFPGFMVGVGLFTNLVYFGLLQTFPFIVLTSSNFILSCVLVIFNHYLAFQYFAEEYYLFSETTSSPTTSPRGREGNALVSSSSSRSSRRPSCPADRRFTEPKEQHRPKLCRGL
- the TEX261 gene encoding protein TEX261 isoform X1 is translated as MWFIYALSWLSLLIQVAFVTLAIAAGLYYLAELIEEYTVVTRRIIKYMIWFSSAVLVGLYLFEHFPGFMVGVGLFTNLVYFGLLQTFPFIVLTSSNFILSCVLVIFNHYLAFQYFAEEYYLFSEVLAYFTFCLWLIPFAFFVSLSAGENVLPSTVQPGDDVVSNYFTKGKRGKRSGILLIFSFIKEAILPSRQKIY